A genomic region of Sphingobium sp. HWE2-09 contains the following coding sequences:
- the cobM gene encoding precorrin-4 C(11)-methyltransferase, whose amino-acid sequence MTVHFIGAGPGAPDLLTLRGRDLIAASPVCLYAGSLIPAELLGHCPPGARIVNTAPMDLDAIMAEIATADAAGQDVARLHSGDLSVWSAMGEQLRRLRAMAIPFTVTPGVPAFAAAAAALEAELTLPGLTQSVVLTRTPGRASAMPPAESLTHFAQTQATLAIHLSIHNLAQLVADLSPAYGADCPVAVIWRASWPDERIVRATLATVEAAVAGSMERTALILVGQVLGAQDFVESSLYAPGYDRRFRPQDATSRFAEPGA is encoded by the coding sequence ATGACCGTCCATTTCATCGGCGCCGGGCCCGGCGCACCTGACCTTCTAACCCTGCGCGGGCGCGACCTGATCGCCGCCAGCCCGGTCTGCCTCTATGCCGGATCGCTGATCCCCGCCGAACTGCTGGGCCACTGCCCACCGGGCGCGCGGATCGTCAACACAGCGCCGATGGATCTGGACGCGATCATGGCAGAAATCGCCACCGCCGATGCGGCGGGGCAGGATGTCGCGCGGCTCCATTCGGGCGACCTGTCGGTCTGGTCGGCGATGGGCGAGCAGCTGCGCCGCCTGCGCGCGATGGCGATCCCCTTCACCGTCACGCCGGGCGTCCCCGCCTTCGCCGCCGCCGCCGCCGCGCTGGAAGCGGAACTGACGCTGCCCGGTCTCACCCAGTCGGTCGTGCTGACCCGCACGCCGGGCCGCGCCAGCGCCATGCCGCCCGCCGAAAGCCTGACCCACTTTGCGCAGACGCAGGCGACACTGGCCATTCATCTGTCGATCCACAATCTGGCGCAGCTGGTGGCGGACCTGTCGCCCGCCTATGGCGCGGATTGCCCTGTAGCGGTCATATGGCGCGCCAGTTGGCCGGACGAGCGCATCGTCCGCGCCACGCTCGCGACGGTCGAGGCGGCGGTGGCGGGCAGCATGGAACGCACCGCGCTCATATTGGTGGGCCAGGTGCTGGGCGCGCAGGATTTCGTCGAAAGCAGCCTCTACGCGCCGGGCTATGACCGTCGCTTTCGCCCCCAAGACGCTACGTCGCGCTTCGCGGAGCCGGGCGCATGA
- a CDS encoding histidine phosphatase family protein, whose product MSAIRLHLLRHGAPEGAGRLIGHGDAQPTLEGIAACVDRVRGLEVETLLSSDLSRARLAGEAIGRAVGLPLTTDARWRELDFGAWDGRLPAAIDSAALARFWDDPEGHPPPGGESWSALTRRVSAAIDALTKPTLVVTHAGAMRATVAYLCGLNARQAWTIDLPYASLLSLRIWREPGARPTAQIIGLCA is encoded by the coding sequence GTGAGCGCCATCCGCCTCCATCTGCTACGCCATGGCGCGCCGGAGGGGGCAGGGCGGCTGATCGGCCATGGTGATGCGCAGCCTACGCTGGAGGGGATCGCCGCCTGCGTCGATCGCGTGCGGGGGTTGGAAGTGGAGACGCTCCTATCCTCCGACCTGTCGCGCGCACGGCTGGCGGGGGAGGCGATCGGGCGCGCGGTCGGGCTGCCCCTCACCACCGATGCGCGATGGCGCGAGCTGGATTTCGGCGCGTGGGACGGGCGGCTCCCGGCAGCGATCGACAGCGCTGCGCTGGCGCGTTTCTGGGACGACCCCGAAGGCCATCCGCCGCCCGGCGGGGAAAGCTGGTCCGCCCTGACGCGCCGCGTGTCCGCTGCGATCGATGCGCTGACTAAGCCCACCCTCGTCGTCACCCATGCAGGCGCGATGCGGGCGACGGTGGCGTATCTGTGCGGGCTGAACGCGCGGCAGGCGTGGACGATCGACTTGCCCTATGCCAGCCTGCTGTCCCTGCGCATCTGGCGAGAACCAGGCGCGCGACCAACCGCCCAGATCATCGGCCTGTGCGCGTGA
- a CDS encoding DUF1636 domain-containing protein: MLTPVDDGPAVVACNTCRHSASDKEDGSGTRGGAHLVAALRAVKDGDARYADIAVQEMPCLFACTEFCTVHLRAPGKVGYVLGRFAADRDAATAILDYAVHYAASEHGRVPFKQWPQGVKGHFITRTPPAGFVAE; encoded by the coding sequence ATGCTGACCCCGGTCGATGACGGCCCCGCCGTCGTGGCGTGCAACACCTGCCGCCACAGCGCGAGCGACAAAGAGGACGGCAGCGGCACGCGCGGCGGCGCGCATCTGGTCGCGGCGCTGCGCGCGGTGAAGGATGGTGATGCGCGCTACGCCGACATCGCGGTGCAGGAAATGCCCTGCCTGTTCGCCTGCACGGAGTTTTGTACCGTGCATCTGCGCGCGCCCGGCAAGGTCGGCTATGTGCTGGGTCGGTTCGCGGCGGACCGGGATGCGGCAACCGCGATCCTCGACTATGCGGTCCATTATGCCGCCAGCGAGCATGGCCGCGTGCCGTTCAAGCAATGGCCGCAGGGGGTGAAGGGGCATTTCATCACCCGCACGCCGCCCGCCGGCTTCGTCGCGGAATGA
- a CDS encoding AAA family ATPase, which yields MNVDTVQALGQAIKQEVARAVVGQEATVDLMLVALFSGGHILLEGPPGTAKTLIAHSFARALGLDFGRIQFTPDLMPGDIIGANLFNFQTSQFTLTRGPIFTELLLADEINRTPPKTQAALLEAMQERTVTIDGDSLALSDRFMVVATQNPIEQQGVYPLPEAQLDRFLFKQSVDYPSAAEERRIVATHGARTHAMTPEAWGVTPVADAARVAQAIDVVNGVRLVDEVVDYILALIRGTRDVADLESGASPRAGAMLAGAARARAALDGRDFVIPDDVKALAPALLRHRLILSPAAEIDGRRIEDVVTGIIDTIEAPR from the coding sequence ATGAACGTAGATACAGTCCAGGCGCTGGGCCAGGCGATCAAGCAGGAAGTGGCCCGCGCGGTCGTAGGGCAGGAAGCGACCGTCGACCTGATGCTCGTCGCGCTCTTTTCGGGCGGCCATATCCTGCTGGAAGGACCGCCCGGCACCGCCAAGACGCTGATCGCGCATAGTTTCGCCCGCGCGCTCGGCCTCGATTTCGGCCGTATCCAGTTCACGCCGGATCTGATGCCCGGCGACATCATCGGCGCGAACCTGTTCAATTTCCAGACCAGCCAGTTCACCCTGACGCGCGGGCCGATCTTCACCGAATTGCTGTTGGCCGACGAAATCAACCGTACCCCGCCCAAGACGCAGGCGGCGTTGCTGGAAGCGATGCAGGAACGCACCGTCACCATCGACGGCGACAGCCTGGCGTTGAGTGATCGCTTCATGGTGGTCGCCACGCAAAATCCGATCGAGCAGCAGGGCGTTTATCCGCTGCCCGAAGCGCAGCTGGACCGCTTCCTCTTCAAACAAAGCGTCGACTATCCCAGCGCTGCCGAAGAACGGCGCATCGTCGCCACCCATGGCGCGCGCACCCATGCGATGACGCCGGAAGCCTGGGGCGTCACCCCGGTCGCCGACGCCGCCCGCGTCGCGCAGGCGATCGACGTGGTGAACGGCGTGCGGCTGGTCGATGAAGTGGTCGATTATATCCTCGCCCTCATCCGCGGCACCCGCGACGTCGCCGACCTCGAAAGCGGTGCGTCCCCCCGCGCGGGCGCGATGCTGGCCGGGGCGGCGCGGGCGCGCGCGGCGCTCGACGGGCGCGATTTCGTGATTCCCGACGACGTGAAGGCGCTTGCTCCCGCGCTGCTGCGCCACCGCCTGATCCTGTCGCCCGCCGCCGAAATCGACGGCCGCCGGATCGAGGATGTCGTAACCGGCATCATCGACACGATCGAGGCGCCCCGCTGA
- a CDS encoding DUF4129 domain-containing protein: MTDDRLAAAHRALLSGGDVQFDMMPAPARQPPPAWLKALGEWLEKALAPVGRFLRWIGSFMPDAPYARIFLWTIIAVLALLILWMVVDRVRNGEWRLPRWRRRRTAMAVDGAEDDWTPDAAPARAWLEEADALAAQGHYAQAVHHLLLRSVEDLARRRPQIVRPALTSRDLSRADGIPSAPRRLFAEIAQAVERSLFGGRPIDADEWGRCRHAYADFAQTRNWAA; this comes from the coding sequence ATGACTGACGATCGACTGGCCGCGGCGCATCGCGCGCTGCTGTCCGGCGGCGACGTGCAGTTCGACATGATGCCCGCGCCCGCGCGCCAGCCACCACCCGCCTGGCTCAAGGCGCTGGGCGAATGGCTGGAAAAGGCGTTGGCGCCGGTCGGTCGTTTCCTGCGATGGATCGGCAGCTTCATGCCTGATGCGCCCTATGCCCGTATCTTCCTGTGGACGATCATCGCCGTTCTGGCGCTGCTGATCCTCTGGATGGTGGTGGACCGGGTGCGTAACGGGGAATGGCGCCTGCCGCGCTGGCGTCGTCGCCGCACGGCCATGGCGGTCGATGGGGCGGAGGACGACTGGACGCCCGACGCCGCCCCGGCGCGCGCCTGGCTGGAGGAAGCCGACGCACTCGCCGCGCAGGGCCATTATGCGCAGGCGGTCCACCATCTCCTGCTGCGCAGCGTCGAGGATCTGGCCCGCCGCCGCCCGCAGATCGTGCGCCCCGCGCTCACCAGCCGCGACCTGTCCCGCGCCGACGGCATCCCGTCCGCACCGCGCCGCCTGTTCGCGGAAATCGCGCAGGCCGTGGAGCGCAGCCTGTTCGGCGGTCGGCCCATCGACGCGGACGAATGGGGCCGTTGCCGCCACGCCTATGCCGATTTCGCCCAGACCCGGAACTGGGCGGCATGA
- the cobU gene encoding bifunctional adenosylcobinamide kinase/adenosylcobinamide-phosphate guanylyltransferase has protein sequence MIHKFEKSLLVLGGARSGKSRFAQAQAEALPGDLIYIATAQAFDSEMEDRIARHRATRGPRWRTVDAPIALAAAITDHSRADVVILVDCLTLWASNLLLGEEDVPSAITALTSAIAHAPGRIILVTNEVGLGIVPDNALARRFRDMAGDINQAVAACADSAIFVAAGLPMVLK, from the coding sequence ATGATCCATAAATTCGAAAAATCGCTGCTGGTTTTGGGTGGCGCCCGCTCGGGCAAGAGCCGCTTCGCCCAGGCGCAGGCGGAAGCGTTGCCCGGCGATCTGATCTACATCGCCACCGCACAAGCGTTCGATAGTGAGATGGAAGACCGCATCGCCCGCCATCGCGCGACACGCGGGCCACGCTGGCGCACGGTCGATGCCCCGATCGCGCTGGCCGCTGCGATCACAGACCATAGCCGCGCCGACGTCGTCATCCTGGTCGACTGCCTGACACTGTGGGCCTCCAACCTTTTGCTCGGCGAAGAGGATGTCCCATCGGCCATCACCGCACTGACCAGCGCCATCGCCCACGCGCCCGGCAGGATCATCCTCGTCACCAACGAAGTCGGCCTCGGCATCGTCCCCGACAACGCGCTTGCCCGCCGCTTTCGCGATATGGCGGGCGACATCAATCAGGCGGTGGCCGCCTGCGCCGACAGCGCGATATTCGTGGCGGCGGGCCTGCCGATGGTCCTGAAATAA
- a CDS encoding cobyrinate a,c-diamide synthase, with amino-acid sequence MTTPGLMIAAPASGTGKTTVMLGLLRALTQDGVAVQPYKSGPDYIDPAFHCAASGRASFNLDSWAMDGGLIDAIAREAADADLVIAEGSMGLYDGVASRGATGHGASADIARRMGWPVILVIDVSGQAQSAAATALGFRQLDPDVPFAGVILNRVASPRHERLVRRGLEGVGIPVLGALPRRGDMVLPERHLGLVQAIEHPDLDRTIADYATFLRTHADLPAIRSAAAGGSGGSAGRLPPPPAQRIAIARDAAFSFLYPHLLEGWARAGAQIFPFSPLADEAPAPDADLVWLPGGYPELHAGTIAQAHGFMAGLRRHAQSRPVHGECGGYMVLGEALIDKAGRHHAMAGLLGLVTSHAQRRMHLGYRHAQLLAPIAGLDAGTQLRGHEFHYSTIVSQTDAPLAHVTDADGAPVAETGSHRGPITGSFFHIIAPAS; translated from the coding sequence ATGACTACGCCGGGCCTGATGATCGCCGCGCCCGCATCCGGCACCGGCAAGACCACCGTGATGCTGGGGCTGTTGCGCGCGCTGACGCAGGATGGCGTGGCGGTGCAACCGTATAAGAGCGGGCCGGACTATATCGACCCGGCCTTTCACTGCGCCGCGAGTGGCCGCGCCTCCTTCAACCTCGACAGCTGGGCGATGGACGGCGGCCTGATCGACGCCATCGCCCGCGAAGCGGCGGACGCGGACCTGGTGATCGCCGAAGGCTCGATGGGCCTCTATGACGGCGTGGCGAGCCGGGGCGCGACCGGCCATGGCGCGAGCGCGGACATCGCGCGCCGCATGGGCTGGCCGGTCATCCTGGTGATCGACGTGTCGGGGCAGGCACAGTCCGCCGCCGCCACCGCGTTGGGCTTTCGGCAACTCGACCCGGACGTGCCCTTCGCAGGCGTCATCCTGAACCGCGTCGCCAGCCCGCGCCATGAGCGGCTGGTGCGACGCGGGCTGGAGGGCGTCGGCATCCCGGTGCTGGGCGCGCTGCCCCGGCGCGGCGACATGGTGCTGCCCGAACGGCATCTGGGGCTGGTGCAGGCGATCGAGCATCCCGACCTTGACCGGACGATCGCCGACTATGCGACCTTCCTGCGCACCCATGCCGATCTACCCGCCATCCGCAGCGCGGCGGCAGGCGGCAGTGGCGGTTCGGCAGGCCGCCTGCCACCGCCGCCTGCCCAACGGATCGCCATCGCGCGCGACGCCGCCTTTTCCTTCCTCTACCCCCATCTGCTGGAAGGGTGGGCGCGGGCCGGGGCGCAGATATTCCCTTTCTCGCCACTGGCCGACGAAGCGCCCGCCCCCGACGCCGATCTGGTTTGGCTGCCCGGCGGCTATCCCGAACTGCACGCGGGCACGATCGCCCAAGCGCACGGCTTCATGGCAGGCCTGCGCCGCCATGCGCAGTCTCGCCCCGTCCACGGCGAGTGCGGCGGCTATATGGTGCTGGGCGAAGCGCTGATCGACAAGGCAGGGCGACATCATGCGATGGCGGGCCTGCTGGGTCTGGTCACCAGCCATGCGCAGCGGCGCATGCATCTGGGCTATCGCCATGCGCAATTGCTGGCGCCGATCGCTGGGCTGGACGCGGGCACGCAGCTGCGCGGCCACGAATTTCACTACTCAACCATCGTGAGCCAGACCGACGCGCCGCTCGCCCATGTCACCGATGCGGATGGCGCGCCGGTGGCGGAAACCGGCTCCCATCGCGGTCCCATTACCGGCAGCTTTTTCCACATAATCGCGCCCGCATCATGA
- the cobT gene encoding nicotinate-nucleotide--dimethylbenzimidazole phosphoribosyltransferase — MSRFPTVTAFDTALANLSAPEKTAIAAARARQDQLTKPVGSLGRLEEIGLFLAGWQGTPRPVIERARAAIFAGNHGCVVHGVSAFPASVTAAMVANFAAGGAAINALAGVAGLDLKVVALDLDSPTADFTIAPAMHEEECLAALSAGADAVEPGLHLLVVGEMGIGNSTAAAALSARAFGGSGETWVGPGTGVDMAGVARKIAVVDRALAHHAAAPHSPFETLRRVGGREIAAIAGAVLAARRLGIPVVLDGFISCAALAPLAAAVPAITDHCLAGHCSAEPGHARLLDRLGLDPLLRLNMRLGEGSGAAVAVGVIRAALAAHNDMATFAEAGVAAGL; from the coding sequence ATGAGCCGCTTTCCCACAGTGACGGCGTTCGACACGGCGCTCGCCAACCTGTCCGCACCCGAAAAGACAGCGATCGCGGCGGCCCGCGCGCGGCAGGATCAACTGACCAAGCCGGTCGGATCGCTTGGGCGGCTGGAGGAAATCGGGCTGTTCCTGGCCGGGTGGCAGGGCACGCCGCGCCCGGTGATCGAACGCGCGCGCGCCGCCATCTTTGCGGGCAATCATGGCTGCGTCGTCCATGGCGTCAGCGCCTTTCCCGCCAGCGTGACGGCAGCGATGGTCGCCAATTTCGCCGCTGGTGGCGCAGCGATCAATGCGCTGGCGGGCGTGGCGGGGCTGGACCTGAAGGTCGTGGCGCTCGACCTCGATTCTCCCACGGCGGATTTCACGATCGCGCCCGCCATGCATGAAGAGGAGTGTCTTGCGGCGTTGTCGGCAGGCGCGGATGCTGTCGAGCCGGGCCTGCACTTGCTGGTCGTGGGCGAAATGGGCATCGGCAATTCCACCGCCGCCGCCGCGCTATCCGCGCGCGCTTTCGGGGGCAGCGGCGAGACCTGGGTGGGACCGGGCACGGGCGTGGATATGGCCGGGGTGGCGCGCAAGATCGCGGTGGTCGATCGCGCGCTCGCCCACCATGCCGCCGCGCCCCACAGTCCGTTCGAAACGCTACGGCGCGTGGGCGGCCGGGAGATCGCCGCGATCGCAGGCGCCGTGTTGGCGGCGCGCCGCCTGGGCATCCCCGTCGTGCTGGATGGGTTCATCAGCTGCGCTGCGCTGGCCCCGCTGGCAGCGGCGGTGCCTGCCATCACCGACCATTGCCTGGCCGGCCATTGTTCCGCCGAACCCGGCCATGCGCGGCTGCTCGACCGCCTGGGCCTTGACCCCCTGCTGCGTCTAAACATGCGATTGGGCGAAGGCAGCGGCGCGGCGGTGGCGGTGGGCGTCATCCGCGCGGCGCTGGCGGCGCATAACGACATGGCGACCTTCGCCGAAGCAGGCGTGGCCGCAGGCCTGTGA
- the cobO gene encoding cob(I)yrinic acid a,c-diamide adenosyltransferase: MLPETSPSAQDARHAEKMRKKQAAQAKIMANKTQEKGLLIVHTGKGKGKTSAALGMVVRAIGHGMKVGVVQFVKGAMATGEKTVFDAFPNNVAFKPMGEGFTWDTQDRTRDIAAARAAWDEVRRMIADPSYHMVLADELNIVLRYDYLPLDEVLAVLTARDPMKHVIVTGRNAPDALIDAADLVTDMTMVKHPFRSGVKAQAGIEF, from the coding sequence ATGCTGCCTGAGACCAGCCCGAGCGCCCAAGACGCACGCCACGCCGAAAAAATGCGCAAGAAACAGGCCGCGCAGGCGAAGATCATGGCCAACAAGACGCAGGAAAAAGGCCTGCTGATCGTCCACACCGGCAAGGGCAAGGGCAAGACCAGCGCGGCGCTTGGCATGGTCGTCCGCGCGATCGGCCATGGCATGAAGGTCGGCGTGGTCCAGTTCGTCAAGGGCGCGATGGCGACCGGCGAAAAGACCGTGTTCGACGCCTTCCCAAATAACGTCGCGTTCAAGCCTATGGGCGAGGGCTTCACCTGGGACACGCAGGATCGCACGCGCGACATCGCGGCGGCGCGCGCGGCGTGGGACGAGGTGCGGCGGATGATCGCCGATCCATCCTATCATATGGTGCTGGCCGACGAACTGAACATCGTCCTGCGCTACGACTATCTGCCGCTGGACGAGGTGCTGGCGGTGCTGACCGCGCGCGATCCGATGAAGCATGTGATCGTCACGGGCCGCAACGCGCCTGACGCGCTGATCGATGCGGCAGATCTCGTCACCGACATGACGATGGTCAAGCATCCCTTCCGATCCGGCGTGAAAGCGCAGGCGGGGATCGAATTTTGA
- the cobS gene encoding adenosylcobinamide-GDP ribazoletransferase — MKGLVIALQFLTRLPMPRMTMNDGDFARSMRWFPAAGLVIGALVAGVAALGLRIDSWTAALCALLAWVGVTGGLHLDGLSDLADARGAAHQDRARFLAVMADPHVGSFGVMAIALQLIAKLVLLHALEETGDLWPLVLIPCAARIGPLFWTLWLPPLHAGLGAQFRHGVAPRHLVVWIVALTASAPFYPAILAAPVLILLWSLWLKRHVGGISGDCHGAGIELVETGLLVALLL; from the coding sequence GTGAAAGGGCTGGTCATCGCCCTGCAGTTCCTCACCCGCCTGCCCATGCCGCGCATGACAATGAACGACGGCGATTTCGCCCGCTCGATGCGCTGGTTCCCTGCCGCCGGGCTGGTCATCGGTGCGCTAGTCGCGGGCGTTGCCGCGCTTGGCCTGCGCATCGATAGCTGGACCGCAGCCTTGTGCGCGCTGCTTGCCTGGGTCGGCGTCACCGGCGGGCTACATCTCGATGGCCTGTCCGACCTCGCCGACGCCCGCGGCGCGGCGCATCAGGACCGTGCGCGGTTCCTGGCGGTCATGGCCGACCCCCATGTCGGCAGCTTTGGCGTGATGGCGATCGCGCTGCAACTCATCGCCAAGCTGGTGCTGCTCCACGCCCTCGAAGAAACCGGCGATCTGTGGCCGCTGGTCCTGATCCCCTGCGCCGCACGGATCGGGCCGCTGTTCTGGACCCTCTGGTTGCCGCCGCTCCACGCCGGGCTGGGCGCGCAATTCCGGCACGGGGTCGCACCCCGCCACCTCGTCGTCTGGATTGTCGCGCTAACGGCCAGTGCGCCATTCTATCCGGCGATTCTCGCCGCACCGGTGTTGATCCTGCTCTGGAGTCTATGGCTCAAACGCCATGTCGGCGGCATATCGGGGGACTGCCACGGGGCGGGCATCGAACTGGTCGAAACCGGCCTGCTGGTCGCCTTGCTACTCTAA
- the cobF gene encoding precorrin-6A synthase (deacetylating), producing the protein MIDLALIGIGTGNSDHLTAQAAQAMNRADLILLPRKGDAKSDLIDLRRTICAQMLTAPVRIEEFDLPVRDAGDADYLGGVQDWHDAIAATWQAQIAAHLPDGGKLAMLVWGDPSLYDSSLRIIDRLADAGIDVAVRVIPGITSIQALTAAHAIPLNRLGGPVTITTGRMLRAHGWPPGADTVVVMLDGGCAFDTLPPDRVTIWWGAYLGMAHEALIHGPLAEVAPRIAAERAALRAQHGWIMDVYLMRKDQQDAA; encoded by the coding sequence ATGATCGATCTTGCGCTCATCGGCATCGGCACCGGCAACTCCGATCATCTGACCGCGCAGGCGGCGCAGGCGATGAACCGCGCCGACCTCATCCTGCTGCCGCGCAAGGGCGACGCCAAATCCGACCTGATCGACCTACGCCGCACAATCTGCGCACAGATGCTGACCGCGCCGGTGAGGATCGAGGAGTTCGACCTGCCGGTGCGCGACGCAGGCGACGCCGATTATCTGGGCGGGGTGCAGGACTGGCACGATGCCATCGCGGCGACATGGCAGGCGCAGATCGCCGCGCATCTGCCGGACGGGGGCAAGCTGGCGATGCTCGTCTGGGGCGATCCCTCGCTCTATGACAGCAGCCTTCGCATCATCGACCGGCTGGCGGACGCAGGGATAGACGTCGCCGTGCGTGTCATCCCCGGCATCACCAGCATACAGGCGCTGACCGCCGCCCACGCCATCCCGCTCAACCGGCTGGGCGGACCAGTCACGATCACGACGGGCCGGATGCTGCGCGCCCACGGATGGCCGCCCGGCGCCGATACGGTCGTCGTCATGCTCGACGGCGGCTGCGCCTTCGACACGCTGCCGCCCGATCGCGTCACCATCTGGTGGGGCGCCTATCTCGGCATGGCGCACGAAGCGCTGATCCACGGCCCGCTGGCCGAAGTCGCCCCCCGCATCGCGGCGGAACGCGCGGCCCTGCGCGCGCAGCATGGCTGGATCATGGACGTCTATCTCATGCGAAAGGACCAACAAGATGCTGCCTGA
- the cbiB gene encoding adenosylcobinamide-phosphate synthase CbiB, translated as MVEPVALMALALDAAIGWPAGLYRRIGHPVGLFARVIDACERWGNRPSQSAVRRRAQGVATMALLIGIAAGGGWLLQWGMMRALGPWGWIGVAVLAFPALAQRSLHDHVAPVADALERGDLPAARQAVAMIVGRDVEALDAAGVGRAAIESLSESYCDGVAAPLFWLLLLGLPGVWAYKAINTADSLIGHREERWRAFGWAAARIDDGANLVPARLGGALLCVAGGGGWAVMMRDARRHASPNAGWTEAAMAGALGLRLAGPVSYDGFLQDKPWIGDGRCDANAGDIRRALTVYRRACLSLWVLAGVAAWV; from the coding sequence ATGGTTGAACCCGTCGCGCTGATGGCGCTGGCGCTGGATGCGGCGATCGGCTGGCCTGCGGGCCTGTATCGGCGGATCGGCCATCCGGTGGGGCTGTTCGCGCGGGTGATCGATGCCTGCGAGCGGTGGGGCAATCGGCCGTCGCAGAGCGCAGTGCGGCGGCGGGCGCAGGGCGTGGCGACGATGGCGCTGCTGATCGGGATCGCGGCAGGTGGTGGCTGGCTGCTGCAATGGGGCATGATGCGCGCGCTCGGTCCGTGGGGCTGGATCGGGGTGGCGGTGTTGGCCTTTCCCGCGCTGGCGCAGCGCAGCCTGCACGATCATGTCGCGCCGGTGGCCGATGCGCTGGAGCGCGGCGACCTGCCCGCCGCGCGGCAGGCGGTCGCGATGATCGTCGGGCGGGATGTCGAAGCGCTGGACGCGGCAGGCGTCGGCCGCGCGGCGATCGAGAGCCTGTCGGAAAGTTACTGCGACGGGGTGGCGGCGCCGCTTTTCTGGCTGTTGTTGCTCGGCCTGCCGGGGGTGTGGGCCTATAAGGCGATCAATACCGCCGATAGCCTGATCGGGCATCGGGAGGAGCGCTGGCGCGCCTTTGGATGGGCGGCGGCGCGGATCGACGATGGCGCGAACCTGGTTCCTGCGCGGTTGGGCGGGGCGTTGCTCTGTGTGGCGGGCGGCGGTGGCTGGGCTGTGATGATGCGCGATGCGCGGCGGCATGCGTCGCCCAATGCGGGCTGGACCGAGGCGGCGATGGCGGGCGCTCTGGGGCTGCGGCTGGCGGGGCCGGTGAGCTATGATGGTTTCCTGCAGGACAAGCCTTGGATCGGGGATGGGCGCTGCGATGCTAATGCTGGTGATATCCGCCGGGCTTTGACGGTCTATCGTCGGGCCTGTCTTTCGCTGTGGGTTTTGGCGGGCGTGGCTGCGTGGGTTTAG
- a CDS encoding aminotransferase class I/II-fold pyridoxal phosphate-dependent enzyme — MIDKCARKPLADWTIHGGRLSEAQRAFPDAPLPWIDLSTGINPDPWPGVAQVAIDWQRLPDAAALAELEARAAAHFGATGGHVLALPGTEMGLRGLAVLGLPAPFRHVAPGYSTHGQALPGSRAIGFDTVAEEAGRGGTILLANPANPDGRLIPAGDLVEIAAALARSGGWLVVDEAFIDAHPGGSVLPLLAEEAPVIILRSFGKFFGLAGVRLGFAVAPPAIIAQWRAMLGSWPVSAAAIAIGAAAYGDADWIAATRVRLRARADAIDAVLRRHGLEPGGASPLFRLVECDAGQLFDRLARCGILTRPFAYAPRWLRLGVPGCEEALDRLDRALGDG; from the coding sequence ATGATCGACAAATGCGCACGCAAGCCGCTGGCCGACTGGACCATCCATGGCGGGCGGCTGTCGGAAGCGCAAAGAGCGTTTCCCGATGCGCCGCTGCCCTGGATCGACCTGTCCACCGGGATCAATCCCGATCCCTGGCCCGGCGTGGCGCAGGTCGCGATCGATTGGCAGCGCCTGCCCGATGCGGCGGCACTGGCGGAATTGGAAGCGCGCGCGGCGGCGCATTTCGGGGCGACCGGTGGGCATGTGCTGGCATTGCCGGGGACGGAGATGGGATTGCGCGGCCTGGCCGTACTGGGCTTGCCCGCGCCGTTCCGCCATGTCGCGCCGGGATACAGCACCCATGGGCAAGCCCTGCCGGGCAGCCGCGCGATCGGGTTCGATACGGTTGCGGAGGAGGCTGGGCGTGGCGGGACGATCCTGCTCGCCAATCCGGCGAATCCGGACGGGCGGTTGATCCCGGCGGGCGACCTTGTGGAAATAGCGGCGGCGCTGGCGCGATCCGGCGGGTGGTTGGTGGTCGATGAGGCGTTTATCGATGCGCATCCGGGCGGTAGCGTCCTGCCGTTGTTGGCGGAAGAGGCGCCTGTCATCATATTGCGATCCTTCGGCAAATTTTTTGGGCTGGCGGGCGTGCGGCTGGGCTTTGCGGTGGCCCCGCCTGCGATCATCGCACAGTGGCGGGCAATGCTGGGTAGCTGGCCGGTGTCGGCTGCGGCGATCGCCATCGGTGCGGCGGCCTATGGCGATGCGGACTGGATTGCAGCGACCCGTGTGCGGCTGCGGGCGCGGGCCGATGCAATCGACGCGGTGTTGCGGCGGCATGGGTTGGAACCGGGCGGTGCTTCGCCGCTGTTCCGGCTGGTGGAATGCGATGCTGGCCAGTTGTTCGATCGGTTGGCGCGATGTGGGATACTGACGCGGCCGTTCGCCTACGCACCGCGCTGGCTGCGGCTAGGGGTGCCGGGGTGCGAGGAAGCATTGGATCGGCTCGATCGCGCGCTGGGCGATGGTTGA